The following proteins are encoded in a genomic region of Triticum dicoccoides isolate Atlit2015 ecotype Zavitan chromosome 1B, WEW_v2.0, whole genome shotgun sequence:
- the LOC119316171 gene encoding anthocyanidin 3-O-glucoside 6''-O-acyltransferase-like: MDPPQLCVQESAVVAPPPAPETSLPLTFFDVYWLNSPPVERVFFYSITPNTGGKDGVSSAILSTLRTSLAQALRAYFPLAGRLRLTPGTADRYELHYQPGDGVAFTVAEYAVDVDELAADGPREVARILPLVPPLSTGVGPVLALQATVLRGGLAVGISLHHAACDGASCTRFLHAWAAASSGAAAPPPPVIDRSLVTKDPSSRHIYDIYVGDLMSTEEMEYVKMSSDKLLATFTLSRKDIQRVKDVVAAAAGEAGAPLPRCSSLVATFGLIWSCCQRAKDDDEASSGDPTYILFPIDHRPRMKPDPIPDEYLGNCIGAALHAAPKDQLTAAGAGGILVACTAVAAAIEEAMGHTASPEKMESWPKKILEAVATGGGVLSVAGSPRFRVYDVDFGFGRPAKVEIVSVARTGAMALAESRRSSAGGVMEVGISLPPAGMQRFQKYFDDAISWLHHH, from the coding sequence ATGGATCCACCACAGCTCTGCGTCCAGGAGAGCGCCGTCGTAGCGCCCCCGCCCGCGCCGGAGACCTCCCTCCCGCTCACCTTCTTTGACGTCTACTGGCTCAACTCCCCGCCTGTGGAGCGCGTCTTCTTCTACAGCATCACCCCCAACAccggtggcaaagacggcgtctcctccgccatcctcTCAACCCTCAGGACCTCGCTCGCCCAAGCCCTTCGCGCCTACTTCCCGCTCGCCGGCCGCCTCCGCCTCACGCCCGGCACGGCCGATCGCTACGAGCTCCACTACCAGCCCGGCGACGGCGTCGCCTTCACCGTCGCCGAGTACGCCGTCGACGTCGACGAGCTGGCCGCCGACGGGCCGAGGGAGGTCGCCAGGATCTTGCCGCTCGTGCCGCCTCTCTCGACGGGGGTTGGCCCGGTGCTCGCCCTCCAGGCCACCGTGCTCCGCGGCGGCCTCGCCGTTGGCATCTCCCTGCACCATGCCGCCTGCGACGGTGCCTCCTGCACGCGCTTCCTACACGCCTGGGCCGCCGCAAGCAGCggcgccgccgcgcctcctccccCGGTCATCGACAGAAGTCTCGTTACCAAGGACCCGAGCTCCCGCCACATCTACGACATCTACGTCGGAGACCTCATGAGCACCGAGGAGATGGAGTACGTCAAGATGTCCAGCGACAAGCTCCTCGCCACCTTCACGCTCTCGAGGAAAGACATCCAGCGCGTCAAGGACGTcgtggccgccgccgccggcgaggcgGGCGCACCGCTGCCGCGATGCTCTTCCCTCGTCGCCACCTTCGGCCTCATCTGGTCCTGCTGCCAGCGAGCCAAAGACGACGACGAAGCAAGCAGCGGCGACCCAACCTACATCCTCTTCCCCATCGACCACCGCCCGCGGATGAAGCCCGACCCCATCCCGGACGAGTACCTCGGCAACTGCATCGGTGCCGCCCTGCACGCCGCGCCCAAGGACCAGCTCACGGCGGCCGGTGCCGGTGGCATCCTCGTCGCGTGCACGGCTGTAGCCGCGGCCATCGAGGAGGCGATGGGCCACACCGCGTCGCCCGAGAAGATGGAGTCGTGGCCGAAGAAGATTCTAGAGGCCGTCGCGACCGGTGGCGGTGTGCTGAGCGTGGCGGGGTCGCCGAGGTTCAGGGTCTACGACGTCGATTTCGGGTTtgggcggccggccaaggtggaGATCGTGTCCGTGGCGAGGACCGGCGCGATGGCGCTGGCAGAGAGCCGCCGGAGCAGCGCCGGGGGCGTCATGGAAGTGGGCATCTCTCTACCGCCGGCTGGCATGCAGAGGTTCCAAAAGTACTTCGACGATGCCATTTCGTGGCTTCATCACCACTAA